In Geminocystis sp. NIES-3708, a single window of DNA contains:
- a CDS encoding DUF86 domain-containing protein, with protein sequence MNQINKNYAFLWDMPQSCQRIILFIKNTSWEDYQNNILLQSAIAQHHFVIERQLEISGEAARRISPDFQQQNPQIPWSDIIGQRNIIAHQYEKINQKRIWQVITVDIPHLVIKLEKLISPLPPEY encoded by the coding sequence ATGAATCAAATTAATAAAAATTACGCTTTTCTTTGGGATATGCCTCAATCTTGTCAAAGAATAATCCTATTTATAAAAAATACTTCATGGGAAGACTATCAAAATAATATTTTATTGCAAAGTGCTATCGCTCAGCACCACTTTGTGATCGAGCGACAATTAGAAATTTCGGGAGAAGCGGCAAGAAGAATATCTCCTGATTTTCAACAACAAAATCCTCAAATTCCTTGGAGTGATATTATTGGACAAAGAAATATCATAGCCCATCAATACGAAAAAATAAATCAAAAAAGAATCTGGCAAGTTATTACTGTTGATATACCTCATCTTGTCATAAAATTAGAAAAATTAATCTCACCTTTACCCCCAGAATATTAA
- a CDS encoding ParA family protein — translation MLIAIASLKGGVGKTTTAIHLSTYLQTDKPTLLIDADRNRSALVWAKEDNLPFTVASQAGSPAFIPKHQHIVTDMKAGPEEEDLVDLAKGNDLIIIPTTPNHLDLDATVKAVEFFKKWNINNYKILLTKVDARTTNSKTAKQFLVKENIPLFKTEIPLLIAFERASQNGKTVKDYHDFRAKQAWQQYAQVGKEVINN, via the coding sequence ATGTTAATTGCAATTGCCTCATTAAAAGGTGGTGTGGGAAAAACAACCACTGCCATTCATTTATCCACGTATTTACAAACTGATAAACCAACTTTATTAATTGATGCTGATCGTAATCGTTCTGCGTTAGTATGGGCTAAAGAAGATAATCTTCCTTTTACTGTAGCATCTCAAGCAGGTTCTCCGGCATTTATTCCCAAACATCAACATATTGTAACTGATATGAAAGCAGGTCCAGAAGAAGAAGATTTGGTTGATTTAGCAAAGGGCAATGATTTAATTATTATTCCCACAACTCCTAATCATCTTGATTTAGATGCAACAGTTAAAGCAGTAGAATTTTTCAAGAAATGGAATATTAATAATTATAAAATTCTCTTGACAAAAGTTGATGCACGAACTACTAATAGTAAAACGGCAAAACAATTTTTAGTAAAAGAAAATATCCCTTTATTTAAAACAGAAATTCCTTTATTAATTGCTTTTGAAAGAGCATCTCAAAATGGTAAAACTGTCAAAGATTATCATGATTTTCGTGCAAAACAAGCATGGCAACAATATGCACAAGTGGGCAAGGAAGTTATAAATAATTAA
- a CDS encoding nucleotidyltransferase family protein, with amino-acid sequence MKELALFGSILIDKFNDESDIDILITFDDDARWSLFDIVRLKNELKNIFNREVDLVEKSALSNPFIRYEILKNNYILYESN; translated from the coding sequence ATCAAAGAATTAGCTTTATTTGGTTCAATTTTAATAGATAAATTTAACGATGAAAGTGATATTGATATTTTAATAACATTTGATGATGATGCTAGGTGGAGTCTTTTTGATATTGTTAGACTGAAAAACGAGCTTAAAAATATATTTAATAGAGAAGTTGATTTAGTAGAAAAATCTGCACTATCTAACCCTTTTATTCGTTATGAAATATTGAAAAATAACTATATTCTTTATGAATCAAATTAA
- a CDS encoding tubulin-like doman-containing protein, whose translation MPNNNPTDTKTLNIKRTVCIGLGGTGRDILMQIRRLIVDRYGKLSELPVVSFVHIDTDKNASQTTGLKTGDTYHGENILFKPAEIVTATMNKQEIDDLSKGLERRSEYERQSPCDHIGTWFPKQILKDVKSIENGAGAIRPVGRLAFFHNYSKIHQAIDTADNATVGHAQKLLSKNIVVEPGTNIIIIGSLCGGTGSGTFIDMAYSLREKYGYEIDSEITAYLIIAPELYGNTPSVKANTYAALKELNYYTAQGTNFNANYDPVNLFSVKENRPPFDFVYLVGNRTNSGHKILRKEKLSQIIAHKIFADFAEEINVPVRGNRDNYKLVFSREPNDQHPRYNTQKYLTFGLAKIYFPRDLTIAICLNKVKIKLINFWLYGEGQSPDSAELLDKFLLNWQSQNETNPNIFKAKLEAITQENDKTFKQILKTWLSKNQQEIDNCKNAEDRQRFIDKIRSEIKSQFKKVQFGETENIRGVWLTQLQKNSIKLEKQFTQDILNYLSNLLEPTNPHFALDNSRGWLEALLTKLNEYVKELEEEKEKATSFVTIENIDKKWQDSCQRFEDIETDKKGFLGIGGKSNNTKNKEFQEDANQGIQEINKLIKRNFDLTLTEEAFKIVTNLRQLVLELKTKTSNFYNLLQDLEGFYNRKAEDLSHIDDDEINGEAVFEADDNDQYYQTLLPDRERRNLLVEVSHKINESVTLPPSLLHFFTVGRIIDDKELSQSIDGNIEAKFGDKTLDLTESVVNRFVQKYPFSDGRIRLKQIIDEADVLLPLNSNAPYFINEEDKTKQVVAFKQTDDRENKQFKDLLKDIPISSDMLVPIQTKNEIFIIKEFGGFPLRIINGLKELREQYERQKRLYDGYNLHNDSQVFFLDIIPPDGREMELLQDDFYTCLAFGKIQKNLDNNSYYLELEDELRGETYGLEISGIWEEALESISQNETIRKYLADTVKNIEEEVRVNPNLFQDFYYRNLINFVDELEKLTEYDINYNQKKLVLGERPDRTSLGKDGILKRIYDRFVKIVNDAQKDEIVNKKPSLSGRKNEQQQKRLKSGNNQNNGNHNQTNNVKDTEVLEADVIYENESDYWHDNSNQMTEEAEKEFLKKWERVTMKDLIDLRKAGDLSDDEFDKAKKIIGGL comes from the coding sequence ATGCCGAACAATAATCCTACAGACACAAAAACTCTCAATATTAAACGCACCGTATGTATAGGCTTAGGCGGTACTGGTAGAGATATTTTAATGCAAATTCGCCGTTTGATCGTTGATCGATATGGTAAACTAAGCGAGTTACCTGTAGTCAGTTTCGTGCATATAGACACCGATAAAAATGCTTCTCAAACTACAGGCTTAAAAACGGGAGACACCTATCACGGGGAAAATATCTTATTTAAACCAGCCGAAATCGTCACCGCCACCATGAATAAGCAGGAAATAGACGACTTGAGTAAAGGGTTAGAAAGAAGAAGCGAATATGAAAGACAATCCCCTTGTGATCATATCGGTACATGGTTTCCCAAGCAAATATTAAAGGATGTTAAATCTATTGAAAACGGTGCGGGGGCAATTCGTCCAGTAGGCAGACTCGCTTTTTTCCATAACTACAGCAAAATTCACCAAGCCATCGATACTGCCGATAATGCTACAGTTGGTCATGCTCAAAAATTACTCAGTAAAAATATTGTAGTTGAACCTGGTACTAATATTATTATAATTGGTTCGCTATGTGGAGGTACAGGAAGCGGTACATTTATAGACATGGCATATAGTTTAAGAGAAAAATACGGCTACGAAATCGATAGCGAAATTACAGCTTATTTGATTATCGCACCAGAATTATACGGCAATACTCCCAGTGTGAAAGCTAACACTTACGCCGCCTTAAAAGAATTAAATTATTATACTGCTCAAGGTACAAATTTTAATGCTAATTATGATCCCGTAAATTTATTTTCTGTCAAGGAAAATCGTCCTCCTTTTGACTTTGTTTATTTAGTCGGAAATCGCACTAATAGTGGGCATAAAATCTTGAGAAAAGAAAAGTTATCCCAAATAATTGCTCATAAAATATTTGCAGATTTTGCAGAAGAAATAAACGTACCAGTTAGAGGTAATAGAGATAATTATAAATTAGTATTTAGTAGAGAGCCAAATGATCAGCATCCTCGTTATAATACCCAAAAATATTTAACCTTTGGATTAGCGAAAATTTATTTTCCCCGTGATTTAACTATTGCTATCTGTTTAAATAAAGTTAAAATAAAACTAATTAACTTCTGGTTATACGGTGAAGGGCAAAGCCCAGATTCAGCAGAATTATTAGATAAATTTTTATTAAATTGGCAATCTCAAAATGAAACTAACCCCAATATTTTTAAAGCAAAACTAGAGGCAATTACCCAAGAAAATGACAAGACATTTAAACAGATATTAAAAACTTGGTTAAGTAAAAATCAACAGGAAATTGATAACTGTAAAAATGCTGAGGATAGACAAAGATTTATTGATAAAATTCGTAGCGAAATCAAGAGCCAATTTAAAAAAGTACAGTTTGGAGAAACTGAAAATATTAGGGGTGTATGGTTGACCCAATTACAGAAAAATAGTATCAAATTAGAGAAACAATTTACTCAAGATATTCTTAATTATTTAAGTAATTTACTCGAACCTACTAACCCTCATTTTGCCTTAGATAATAGTCGAGGTTGGTTAGAAGCATTGTTAACTAAATTAAATGAATATGTCAAAGAATTAGAAGAAGAAAAAGAAAAAGCTACTTCCTTTGTTACTATCGAAAATATTGATAAAAAATGGCAAGATTCTTGTCAAAGATTTGAAGATATTGAAACCGATAAAAAAGGTTTTTTAGGCATTGGAGGTAAATCTAACAATACTAAAAATAAAGAGTTTCAAGAGGATGCAAATCAAGGGATTCAAGAAATCAATAAACTGATTAAGCGTAACTTTGATTTAACCTTAACAGAAGAAGCTTTTAAAATTGTCACAAATTTAAGACAATTAGTCTTAGAGTTAAAAACAAAAACCAGTAACTTTTATAATCTTTTGCAAGATTTAGAAGGATTTTATAACAGAAAAGCAGAAGATTTAAGCCACATTGACGATGATGAAATTAACGGGGAGGCAGTATTTGAAGCTGATGATAATGATCAATATTATCAAACTTTGTTACCTGATCGAGAAAGAAGAAACTTACTGGTAGAAGTGAGTCATAAAATTAATGAAAGTGTAACTTTGCCACCTTCTTTACTGCACTTTTTCACGGTAGGAAGAATTATCGATGATAAAGAATTAAGTCAAAGCATTGATGGTAATATTGAGGCTAAATTTGGTGATAAAACCTTAGATTTAACAGAGTCAGTTGTCAATCGTTTTGTGCAGAAATATCCCTTTTCTGATGGGCGAATTCGTTTAAAACAAATCATTGATGAAGCAGATGTTTTATTACCTTTAAATAGTAATGCCCCTTATTTTATAAATGAAGAGGATAAAACAAAACAAGTTGTTGCCTTTAAACAAACTGATGACAGAGAAAATAAGCAGTTTAAAGATTTACTAAAAGACATTCCTATTTCATCTGATATGTTAGTGCCGATACAAACTAAAAATGAAATATTTATTATCAAGGAATTTGGTGGTTTTCCTTTAAGAATTATTAACGGATTAAAAGAATTAAGAGAACAATATGAGCGTCAGAAAAGACTCTATGATGGTTATAATTTACATAATGACTCTCAAGTTTTCTTCCTTGATATTATTCCCCCTGATGGGCGAGAAATGGAATTATTGCAGGATGACTTTTATACTTGTTTAGCTTTCGGTAAAATTCAGAAAAATCTCGATAATAATAGTTATTATTTAGAATTAGAAGACGAGTTAAGAGGGGAAACTTATGGGCTAGAAATTAGTGGTATTTGGGAAGAAGCCTTAGAGAGTATTAGTCAAAATGAAACTATCAGAAAGTATTTAGCTGATACGGTTAAAAATATTGAAGAAGAAGTAAGGGTAAATCCTAATTTATTCCAAGATTTTTATTATCGTAACTTGATTAATTTTGTCGATGAATTGGAAAAATTGACAGAATATGACATCAATTATAATCAGAAAAAACTGGTTTTAGGTGAACGTCCTGATCGAACTTCTTTAGGTAAAGATGGTATCTTAAAAAGAATATACGATCGATTTGTTAAGATTGTCAATGATGCACAAAAAGACGAAATTGTCAACAAAAAACCTTCCTTATCAGGAAGAAAAAATGAGCAACAGCAGAAACGATTAAAGTCAGGCAATAATCAAAATAACGGAAACCATAATCAAACTAATAATGTTAAAGATACGGAAGTTTTAGAAGCTGATGTTATTTATGAAAATGAATCTGATTATTGGCATGATAATTCTAACCAAATGACAGAAGAAGCTGAGAAAGAGTTTTTAAAAAAATGGGAAAGAGTCACCATGAAAGATTTAATCGATTTACGCAAAGCTGGTGACTTAAGTGACGATGAATTTGACAAAGCTAAAAAAATTATCGGAGGTTTATAA
- a CDS encoding ABC transporter substrate-binding protein: MKNRQTKLFLSLFLSLNWLTVGCGIFGTTEENTTTTETQNSNSNASSSEGLKLGALFPITGDLSSIGQNMPIAAQLAVDTVNACGGVNGKPVTIIKEDDQTDPVAGTSAITKLTEVDKVSAVVGSFASSVSTAALDVAVRNNVMMISPGSTSPVFTNRAKKGEFNGFWARTAPPDTYQAQALAALADKQGFKNVSTVVINNDYGVAFEEQFVNAFTTSGGNILNQDKPVRYDPKATTLDSEASLAFANQPDAVAGVLYAETGSLLLQAAYKQGLSKGVTVLLTDGVYSEDFTKQVGKTADGTSIIAGALGTVPGADGKALDEFTTLWKEKTENKPITAFVPHTWDATVILMLAAQSAGNNTGEGIKNKIREVSSGEGTEVTDPCQAMELLRKGEKINYQGASGNVDIDENGDVIGVYDVWKVNPDGSLAIIDKISPIIQ; this comes from the coding sequence ATGAAAAACCGTCAAACTAAACTATTTTTAAGCTTATTTCTTAGCCTTAATTGGTTGACTGTTGGCTGCGGCATATTTGGCACGACAGAAGAAAATACAACAACCACGGAAACGCAAAATTCAAATAGTAATGCTTCAAGTAGTGAGGGCTTAAAATTAGGAGCATTATTTCCCATTACAGGGGATTTATCTTCTATTGGTCAAAATATGCCTATTGCTGCTCAATTAGCTGTAGATACCGTTAATGCTTGTGGTGGTGTTAATGGAAAACCTGTCACTATTATTAAAGAAGATGATCAAACTGATCCAGTGGCGGGAACTTCTGCTATAACTAAATTAACAGAAGTTGATAAAGTATCAGCAGTAGTAGGATCATTTGCTAGTAGTGTTTCTACTGCCGCTTTAGATGTGGCTGTGAGAAATAACGTCATGATGATTTCCCCCGGTAGTACAAGTCCTGTTTTCACCAATAGAGCAAAAAAAGGTGAATTTAACGGATTTTGGGCACGCACTGCACCACCTGATACATATCAAGCCCAAGCCCTAGCCGCTTTAGCTGATAAACAAGGATTTAAAAATGTTTCGACAGTCGTTATTAATAATGATTATGGTGTGGCATTTGAAGAGCAATTTGTCAATGCTTTTACTACATCTGGAGGTAATATTCTCAATCAAGATAAACCAGTACGTTATGATCCCAAGGCAACTACATTAGATTCAGAAGCAAGTTTGGCTTTTGCAAATCAACCCGATGCTGTAGCTGGGGTTTTATATGCAGAAACAGGTAGTTTATTGCTACAAGCGGCTTATAAACAAGGATTAAGCAAGGGTGTTACTGTCTTATTAACCGATGGGGTTTATTCGGAAGATTTCACTAAACAAGTCGGAAAAACTGCCGATGGCACTTCTATTATAGCAGGTGCATTGGGTACAGTACCAGGGGCAGATGGTAAGGCTTTAGACGAATTTACTACTCTATGGAAAGAAAAAACGGAGAATAAACCTATAACCGCTTTTGTACCTCATACATGGGATGCGACTGTTATATTAATGTTAGCCGCACAATCGGCAGGAAATAATACTGGGGAGGGAATTAAGAATAAAATTCGAGAAGTATCTAGTGGTGAAGGTACAGAAGTTACAGATCCTTGTCAGGCGATGGAATTATTACGTAAAGGAGAAAAAATAAATTATCAAGGTGCGAGTGGTAATGTTGATATTGATGAAAATGGTGATGTTATTGGAGTTTATGATGTATGGAAAGTTAATCCTGATGGTAGTCTAGCTATTATTGATAAAATTTCACCTATTATTCAATAA
- a CDS encoding methyl-accepting chemotaxis protein: MLETFKIFPLWLTITTVIFVILPAILSGLIRRNLYLHLQDLEKKTRRLVNGDSQGIQPRFINLLQQRFTKVSQQIENVNTIALIDGVYHQETITFLNDNIRCEEAEYITKTIPNLLLAFGLLGTFLGITLNLNSISQIINNDGTNIIDLTSKLQQPLQSMGIAFITSLIGLLCASILTIINLKYNIILEKNSLLNNLEDYLDNIYKPLVEGDTRLDKAVNKMVDKQTEFLTRFHENVGQVLERTFKKAADKIAEENEKSQQLAYQVYQSLLDASSTINTGANIFQLSTKSLENQVESLQRMMPILRKNIESFDHSANLILTASTRIEASKFSENLEKITDNLAQTQGEFTASTKELTQSVISFNNDSKKATDLALNIYQELKKASESLEESSVLFADSANTIKESQFSEKLVIATNNLMAIQQPLLDMINILNQAIQPLEINIKTFDASINKMVGVTPNYQQFKTSIELLDKSANIFINSAEAIKQSKFNEGLAKTTTNLATIQEIFVSVIKQLSEIVKPIAINVKTLEVSTDKMVQLSQNVNQIESNINTINDRYLEMTNTSREILLKLGENTVKNNERYSEMTNISREILLKLGESTVKNTNSYSELFKSLEKINKELEERLKLLEKNEKFMLLLMRKLFENSYNQNKSSSRKKSDGESERFWNEDWQKMWDEDWQNLWKK, translated from the coding sequence ATGCTAGAAACATTTAAAATTTTTCCTTTATGGTTAACAATAACAACAGTTATTTTTGTTATTTTACCTGCTATTTTATCGGGCTTGATCAGACGTAATTTATACCTTCATTTACAAGATTTAGAAAAGAAAACAAGAAGATTAGTTAACGGTGATAGTCAAGGAATACAACCTAGGTTTATTAATCTCTTACAACAAAGATTTACTAAAGTAAGTCAACAAATAGAAAATGTTAATACTATTGCTTTAATTGATGGAGTTTATCACCAAGAAACTATTACTTTTTTGAATGACAATATTCGTTGTGAAGAAGCAGAATATATCACTAAAACTATTCCTAATTTACTATTAGCTTTTGGTTTATTAGGCACATTTTTAGGCATCACTTTAAACTTAAATAGTATCAGTCAAATTATTAATAATGACGGTACAAACATTATCGATTTAACAAGTAAATTACAGCAACCTTTGCAAAGTATGGGAATTGCTTTTATTACCAGTTTAATCGGTTTATTATGTGCCTCTATTTTAACGATTATTAATCTTAAATATAATATTATTTTAGAGAAAAATTCCTTACTTAATAATTTAGAAGACTATCTCGATAATATTTATAAGCCTTTAGTAGAAGGTGACACTAGATTAGATAAAGCTGTGAATAAAATGGTGGATAAACAAACAGAATTTTTAACAAGATTTCATGAAAATGTAGGGCAAGTTTTAGAGCGGACTTTTAAAAAAGCCGCAGATAAAATTGCTGAAGAAAATGAGAAATCACAACAATTAGCTTATCAAGTTTATCAAAGTTTATTAGATGCTTCTAGTACGATTAATACTGGGGCAAATATTTTTCAATTATCAACAAAATCCCTGGAAAATCAAGTAGAAAGTCTCCAAAGAATGATGCCAATTCTCAGAAAAAATATTGAAAGTTTTGATCACAGTGCTAATCTTATTTTAACTGCTTCTACTCGTATAGAGGCGAGTAAATTTAGTGAAAATTTAGAGAAAATTACGGATAATTTAGCTCAAACTCAAGGGGAGTTTACCGCATCGACAAAAGAGTTAACCCAAAGTGTAATTAGTTTTAATAATGATAGTAAAAAAGCTACTGATTTAGCTTTAAATATTTATCAAGAATTGAAAAAAGCTAGTGAGAGTTTAGAGGAAAGTTCGGTTTTATTCGCTGATTCTGCGAATACTATCAAGGAAAGTCAATTTAGTGAAAAACTTGTGATTGCTACTAATAATTTAATGGCAATTCAGCAACCCCTTTTGGATATGATTAATATTCTTAATCAGGCTATTCAACCTCTCGAAATTAATATTAAAACTTTTGATGCTTCTATTAATAAAATGGTAGGAGTTACTCCCAATTATCAACAGTTTAAGACTTCGATCGAACTCTTAGATAAAAGTGCTAATATTTTTATAAACTCAGCAGAGGCAATTAAGCAAAGTAAATTTAATGAAGGTTTAGCGAAAACAACGACAAATTTAGCAACTATTCAAGAGATATTTGTTAGTGTGATTAAACAGTTAAGTGAAATAGTAAAGCCGATTGCTATTAATGTTAAAACTTTAGAAGTTTCTACAGATAAAATGGTACAATTATCCCAAAATGTTAATCAAATTGAATCTAATATTAACACTATTAATGATCGATATTTAGAAATGACGAATACCAGTCGAGAAATTTTATTAAAATTAGGAGAAAATACCGTTAAAAATAATGAGCGATATTCAGAAATGACTAATATCAGTCGAGAAATTTTGTTAAAATTAGGAGAAAGTACTGTTAAAAATACTAATAGTTATTCTGAATTATTCAAAAGTTTAGAGAAAATTAATAAAGAGTTAGAAGAAAGATTAAAATTATTAGAAAAAAATGAAAAATTTATGTTACTTTTAATGAGAAAATTATTTGAAAATTCTTATAATCAAAACAAGTCATCTAGCCGAAAAAAATCTGATGGGGAATCGGAAAGATTTTGGAATGAGGATTGGCAGAAAATGTGGGATGAAGATTGGCAAAATTTATGGAAAAAATAA
- a CDS encoding vWA domain-containing protein yields MAKNCDQITIGESLSKHQQLSLELVSKFSGGRDIVFAVDLTQSVSLDDEGKVRLKQIVQDSLNKSDSVYIVPFSSQVNPTNSDVNPLTISNSIAFNNPKEDINKIIEQIPLSANIAEKNTDIQLAEHFIYKNLAHINQKRLCENQPIKPQSVVWLTDAPLKTEVGITSQVWIETPANSSYRNSTSPESVDRINWLNHLAINSRSKNISNYQLTVADIKPSVQEFCTPAPGGKETCLVNNYIVNQLWLPTTILSIIIISLFGGGIVAIKYYLSLKETWKLEIVSSNEENKNIDYLKNKSSLSIGEDIECKGGEIRGYLKREGNKIFIEPTNILPIIYKGRELKQKQVIEGNIIRLNCPYNDEDFEIKITVSKTK; encoded by the coding sequence GTGGCAAAAAATTGTGATCAAATTACCATCGGTGAATCTTTATCAAAACATCAACAATTAAGTTTAGAATTAGTTTCTAAATTCAGTGGTGGTAGAGATATAGTTTTTGCAGTAGATTTAACTCAAAGTGTTAGTCTTGATGATGAAGGAAAAGTAAGGTTAAAACAAATTGTGCAAGATAGTTTGAATAAAAGCGATTCCGTTTATATTGTCCCTTTTTCTTCTCAAGTAAACCCAACGAATTCTGATGTTAACCCTCTGACTATCTCAAATTCGATTGCATTTAACAACCCCAAAGAAGATATAAATAAAATTATTGAGCAAATTCCTTTAAGTGCAAATATAGCAGAGAAAAATACAGATATTCAACTAGCAGAGCATTTTATTTACAAAAATTTAGCTCATATCAATCAAAAACGTCTTTGTGAAAATCAACCTATCAAACCTCAATCTGTAGTGTGGTTAACGGATGCACCCTTAAAAACGGAAGTAGGTATAACTTCTCAAGTATGGATTGAAACTCCTGCTAATAGTTCCTATCGTAATAGTACCAGTCCTGAAAGTGTTGATCGAATCAACTGGTTAAATCATCTTGCTATAAATTCTCGTAGCAAGAATATCAGTAATTATCAACTCACCGTTGCGGATATTAAACCTAGTGTACAAGAATTTTGCACCCCAGCCCCTGGCGGAAAAGAAACTTGTCTAGTAAATAATTATATAGTCAATCAATTATGGCTACCTACGACTATTTTATCCATAATCATCATTAGCTTATTTGGGGGAGGAATTGTTGCTATCAAATATTATTTAAGTTTAAAAGAAACGTGGAAATTAGAAATAGTATCGTCAAATGAAGAAAATAAAAACATTGATTATTTAAAAAATAAAAGTAGTCTTTCTATTGGTGAAGATATAGAGTGTAAAGGGGGAGAAATTAGAGGTTATTTAAAAAGAGAAGGAAATAAAATATTTATTGAACCTACTAACATTTTACCTATTATTTATAAAGGTAGAGAATTAAAACAAAAACAGGTAATAGAAGGAAATATTATTAGACTTAATTGTCCGTATAATGATGAAGATTTTGAAATAAAAATTACTGTCTCTAAAACTAAATAA
- a CDS encoding DUF3124 domain-containing protein, protein MLNKYLSSCFLLICLVLFSCNSNQNLDIQKLNVTNNNPVNTESITLSESFKPITGQIIYIPIYSNIYHSNQQRSHNLGVTVTFHNIDLDNSIIIKSVKYYDSQGNLIDDYLTSSVILKPLASTNFYIEDNDIRGGIGGNFLIEWVADKKVAKPIAESVMVSTASTQGISFTSQGRIVKEF, encoded by the coding sequence ATGTTGAACAAATATTTATCTTCTTGTTTCTTATTAATCTGTTTAGTACTCTTTAGTTGTAATTCTAATCAAAATTTAGATATTCAAAAACTTAATGTTACTAATAATAATCCTGTTAATACTGAATCTATTACTTTGTCTGAGAGTTTTAAACCTATTACTGGACAAATTATTTATATACCTATTTATTCTAATATTTATCATTCTAATCAACAAAGAAGCCATAACTTAGGAGTTACAGTTACTTTTCATAATATTGATTTAGATAATTCCATTATCATTAAATCAGTTAAATATTATGATAGTCAAGGTAATTTAATTGATGATTATTTAACTTCTTCTGTAATATTAAAACCTCTAGCATCTACTAATTTTTATATCGAAGATAATGATATTAGAGGAGGAATTGGTGGTAATTTTTTAATTGAATGGGTAGCTGATAAAAAAGTAGCTAAACCTATCGCTGAATCAGTTATGGTTAGTACTGCTAGTACTCAAGGAATATCTTTTACTAGTCAAGGCAGAATTGTCAAAGAGTTTTAA